One Sediminispirochaeta bajacaliforniensis DSM 16054 genomic window, GATCGAGAATGTCCTCAAGGGTATCGTTAATCAGGGTTGTACCGGTGATAATGAGCCAGTCAGCCTTTGAGATCTCCTCGTTTGCGTGTTCCGGGGGAACATAGTAGCGCATCTCGTCGGCCTTTAGCGTACGTGCATCTTTTTCCAGGATACAAAAAGGCTTTCCTCTTGCCTTCAACATCTTGATATAGGGTACAAGGGCTCCTATGACAACGACATGGGCCTCTTCCGGGATGGCGGCCCCTTCCAAAGGGTCTATACTAAGATCGAAGCCGTATTCTTTTGGTGTTTTCCTATGCCAGCAGCTTGTGGAAAGGGCATTGAGGACGGCAATCCCAAGGGCCTTTTTTAAAGGGGCGTTCTGATCCATTTCGTCAAGATAGTAGCTCACCGGCTGATGTGTTAGTTTACCGGCCCCCGGGATTGCCCGAGCCGAGCTGGGGCAACAGAC contains:
- a CDS encoding DUF364 domain-containing protein; the protein is METKKRKTILEETIETIRSQLGSEMDSITVERAVIGLFFSGVRLSTGDGGICFTPVKEIPEAVCCPSSARAIPGAGKLTHQPVSYYLDEMDQNAPLKKALGIAVLNALSTSCWHRKTPKEYGFDLSIDPLEGAAIPEEAHVVVIGALVPYIKMLKARGKPFCILEKDARTLKADEMRYYVPPEHANEEISKADWLIITGTTLINDTLEDILDHCRSDANITLVGPTASMLPDAFFRRGVDSIGGITVTDPDKLLDTLIEAGSGYHFYGKSAERLVIRRYTVAIQ